The DNA sequence AAGTATGGATTTGTGCATGTAGTACAGGCGAAGAGGTGTATTCCATAGCCATACTAATTGATCAATACTTAAAAACGATCGATAAGCATATTGAAGTAAAGATTTTTGCCTCTGATATTGATGATGCAAGTCTGGAGATTGCATCTAAAAATAATTACCCTGAATCTTTTGTAAAGTTTATTCCTGAAAATATTCTGGAAGACTATTTTGTACATGATGGTAAACGCATATCTGTTGTCCCTCACATCCGCAAGCAGGTCGTATTTGCTAAGCATGACGTAATCAAGAGTCCACCGTTTATCAAAAATGACTTAATCTGTTGTCGCAATATGCTCATCTACATGAATAACATATTGCAGCAAAAGATATTAACAACCTTTCATTATTCTCTAAATACTGGAGGCTATCTTTTTCTAGGTCCAAGTGAAACGATTGCGCCAATAAAAGACGGTGTAACCGAGATCAGTGCCAAATGGAAGGTATATCGTAAGAGCGGTGTAATTCCGAGGCCCAATGAATTTGCTGATGGTATTCGCACGGATAATACTGGCCGCTTTTCGATGCAGGTTAGGCAAAGGGTAAAAGTACCTGCCGAGGAACAGTTTCAACGATTTTTAGTTAATCAGTATGGTTACGTAGGTGTATTTATTGATCGTAATTTTGAGGTGCGCGATACGGTAGGAGATTACCGCCGTTTTTTATCTCTTCCTGATAAAAAGTTAGAGGTTAATCTATTAAAGATGGTTCCCAAAGAATTATCATTCATGTTAAGTAATACGATTCGCTCTGTTTGGAAAGAAAACAAGATGCAATCGTTGAAACGCGCTAGAGTACGTAGAGGCAACGATGAAGTATATGTCAATATCGATGTTACTCCGGCAAATGAAGAGGTTGGACAGTCTTATACTTTGGTTGCATTTAAGGAAGTCGAGACGGAGGTGCTTGCGCCGCATTACGTCGTGCCAATCGATGCTAGTGAACAGCAAACGGGTTATGTCATGGAGCTCGAAAATGAGCTTAATGAAACGCGAAGTAATTTGCAGATCGCCATGGAAGAGATGGAGACTACAAATGAAGAATTGCAATCCAGCAATGAGGAATTACTCTCGGCCAACGAAGAGCTACAATCTGGTAATGAAGAATTACAATCTCTAAACGAAGAACTTCACACACTTAATGCGGAGCATCAACAAAAAATAAACGAGCTTATTGAACTCAATGACGACCTGAATAATTATTTTAAAAGTGTTGATATCGGTCAGATCTTTCTAGGAAAAAATGGGCAAATCAGAAAATTTAACCCAGCGGCCGTTGAGATGGTCAATCTGATAGAAGCCGATATAGGGCGACCGATTAGCCATATTTCCAACAACATAAAATACGATCATTTCCTTCAGGACATTAATGAAGCATTAGCTCATTCCGATTATGTGACGGAAAAGGAAATTGAGTTAAGTAACCACCGCATGTGCTTGATGCGGATTTTGCCTTACACACGTGTAGATGGCAAAAAAGATGGTGTAGTTATCACATTCATTGATATTACCACACTGAATGAGCAAAATAACATCATTGCGGGTGTATTCCGCGCAAGCCTTAGCGCTATCCTGATCTTTAAACCAATCCGTACAGACGCGAAAAAAATAGTAGACTTTGAATGTTTGGCAGCCAATAAAATGGCAATGACTATTTCCAATCGTTCTGGAGACTCTTTATTTGGTCTAAAGCTCAAAAATCAGTTAGCAGATCTTACAGATGCACATTTGATGGATAGATTCAAAGGAATTTATGCCAATGAAGATCATTTGGAAACCGAAGTTCAGCTTAATAATCAAAATTGGTACATTGTTACTGCATCCAAGATGAGCGATATGCTCGCTGTGACCTATACCGATGTAACGGAGCGCAAGAAGAATGAACAAAGTCTGAAAAGGAACTTCAATGATTTGGTTCACACGCGGGAGTCACTAAAAGAGTTAAATAATCAGTTAGAGAATCGCGTGAGAGAGCGCACTTCTAGCCTGGCGGAAAGTGAAAATCGCTTTAACTTGGTATCTATGGCTACCAATGATACCATTTGGGATTGGGATTTGGTGAATAATACCATCTGGCGTAATCACAATTTCGACAAGATGTTTGGGTTCGACCGCAATGCGCATTCGGAAAGTACGAGCTTTTGGTATGAACACATTCATCCTGAAGACCGTCAGCGGGTACGAGAAAGTGTGCATAAAGCCATCAACGAACAAGAAGAAAATTGGTCTGCAGAATATCGCTTTGCAAAAGCAGATGAAAGTTACGTGGAGGTTTTAGATCGCGGAAGTATACAAGTAGACTCCAATGGTGTTCCGTACCGTATGGTCGGTTCGGTAATCGATGTGACGCGCGTGAAGGAAGCAGAATCCGATAAGCAAGAACTGAAGGACTATGTATTGCGGCAGCAAAAAGAATTCTATGAGCTTTTTGCGCATGTGCCAGCGCTGATCTCCAT is a window from the Sphingobacterium sp. lm-10 genome containing:
- a CDS encoding chemotaxis protein CheB — protein: MGKKIQPLSTYVVAIGASAGGLEAIHNFFDRIPSDIDVAYVLIQHLSSDYKSLLVELVSKHTHMKVIEASEGQLVEPACVYVIPNNKLITIQDGRLHLEKKVEKVPNNAIDNFFLSLAKDKKEKAIAIVLSGTGNDGTKGIEAIKDQGGLVIAQQPDTAKFDSMPVNAIASGVVDFVVPTSEMYDKITGHINSAPIRKVESGGIDEQYLDKIFDLIYGQTGHDFSLYKTPTIFRRIGRRMKELNIELTNEYVDYLIENRQEVSLLSKDFLIGVTQFFRDEAAFNIVKNKVIPEIIARKDDGDVLKVWICACSTGEEVYSIAILIDQYLKTIDKHIEVKIFASDIDDASLEIASKNNYPESFVKFIPENILEDYFVHDGKRISVVPHIRKQVVFAKHDVIKSPPFIKNDLICCRNMLIYMNNILQQKILTTFHYSLNTGGYLFLGPSETIAPIKDGVTEISAKWKVYRKSGVIPRPNEFADGIRTDNTGRFSMQVRQRVKVPAEEQFQRFLVNQYGYVGVFIDRNFEVRDTVGDYRRFLSLPDKKLEVNLLKMVPKELSFMLSNTIRSVWKENKMQSLKRARVRRGNDEVYVNIDVTPANEEVGQSYTLVAFKEVETEVLAPHYVVPIDASEQQTGYVMELENELNETRSNLQIAMEEMETTNEELQSSNEELLSANEELQSGNEELQSLNEELHTLNAEHQQKINELIELNDDLNNYFKSVDIGQIFLGKNGQIRKFNPAAVEMVNLIEADIGRPISHISNNIKYDHFLQDINEALAHSDYVTEKEIELSNHRMCLMRILPYTRVDGKKDGVVITFIDITTLNEQNNIIAGVFRASLSAILIFKPIRTDAKKIVDFECLAANKMAMTISNRSGDSLFGLKLKNQLADLTDAHLMDRFKGIYANEDHLETEVQLNNQNWYIVTASKMSDMLAVTYTDVTERKKNEQSLKRNFNDLVHTRESLKELNNQLENRVRERTSSLAESENRFNLVSMATNDTIWDWDLVNNTIWRNHNFDKMFGFDRNAHSESTSFWYEHIHPEDRQRVRESVHKAINEQEENWSAEYRFAKADESYVEVLDRGSIQVDSNGVPYRMVGSVIDVTRVKEAESDKQELKDYVLRQQKEFYELFAHVPALISIRRGEKLTYEYTNTAFDQFYGGLSFKSLATDDAHAEGVDKQLYQADTKILKEGIAVSGKALAITKYNPDGKEIGNAWMDYLFTPVFNEKEEIDGVAFFGFEVSELVKAQLATKDLMHRKDEFMSIASHELKTPLTSLKGMLQIASRYITMEKPKATIEEFVGRSLKQTDKLTFLINDLLDVTKIHAGKLQLNYSEFNIAEVLGDLVSGLQAEDQSLHIEVDSPENITVTADQFRIEQVLSNFLSNAIKYSPDSKEVTVKLVLQEEHRVYISVMDSGIGIPKDKQSYVFDRFFRAEESNNYSGLGLGLYICKDIIERHGGTIGLDSEEGQGSTFWFTLPVA